One Streptomyces sp. B21-105 genomic region harbors:
- the exaC gene encoding acetaldehyde dehydrogenase ExaC — translation MTRYAAPGTEGAIVSYETRYDHFIGGEYVPPALGRYFDNPSPVNGESFTEVARGTAEDVERALDAAHAAAPGWGRTSATERSDILLKIADRMEAYLEPLAVAESWENGKPVRETLAADIPLAIDHFRYFAGAIRAQEGSLSEVDDDTVAYHFHEPLGVVAQIIPWNFPILMATWKLAPALAAGNAVVIKPAEQTPVSLHYWMSLVADLLPPGVVNIVNGFGPEAGKPLASSPRVAKVAFTGETSTGRLIMQYAAEHLKPVTLELGGKSPNIFFDDVWEKDDDLRDKALEGFTMFALNQGEVCTCPSRGLIQRGNYGDFLQAAVARTELIKPGHPLDTETMIGAQASGDQLAKILSYIDIGRNEGARILTGGERTEYDGELKGGYYVQPTIFEGDNRMRIFQEEIFGPVLSVASFDDFDDAIKIANDTSYGLGAGVWTRDINTAYRAGRAIQAGRVWTNCYHAYPAHAAFGGYKQSGIGRETHKMMLEHYQQTKNLLVSYSPKKLGFF, via the coding sequence ATGACTCGTTACGCGGCGCCCGGCACCGAAGGCGCGATCGTCTCCTACGAGACGCGTTACGACCACTTCATCGGCGGCGAGTACGTCCCCCCGGCTCTCGGGCGGTACTTCGACAACCCGTCGCCGGTGAACGGGGAGAGCTTCACGGAGGTGGCACGCGGCACGGCGGAGGACGTGGAACGGGCGCTGGACGCGGCGCACGCCGCCGCGCCGGGCTGGGGGCGCACCTCGGCAACCGAGCGCTCCGACATCCTGCTGAAGATCGCCGACAGGATGGAGGCCTACCTGGAGCCCCTCGCCGTCGCGGAGAGCTGGGAGAACGGCAAGCCGGTCCGGGAGACACTCGCGGCGGACATCCCCCTGGCCATCGATCACTTCCGCTACTTCGCCGGTGCGATCCGCGCTCAGGAGGGCTCGCTCAGCGAGGTGGACGACGACACCGTGGCGTATCACTTCCACGAGCCGCTCGGCGTCGTCGCGCAGATCATCCCGTGGAACTTCCCCATCCTGATGGCCACATGGAAGCTCGCGCCCGCCCTCGCCGCGGGCAACGCGGTGGTCATCAAACCCGCCGAGCAGACCCCGGTGTCGCTGCACTACTGGATGAGTCTGGTCGCGGACCTGCTGCCGCCCGGCGTGGTCAACATCGTCAACGGGTTCGGACCGGAGGCGGGCAAACCGCTCGCGTCCAGCCCTCGGGTGGCGAAGGTCGCCTTCACGGGCGAGACGTCCACGGGCCGGCTGATCATGCAGTACGCGGCGGAGCACCTCAAGCCGGTCACCCTGGAACTCGGCGGCAAGTCGCCGAACATCTTCTTCGACGACGTCTGGGAGAAGGACGACGACCTCCGGGACAAGGCCCTCGAGGGGTTCACCATGTTCGCGCTGAACCAGGGCGAAGTCTGCACCTGCCCGTCGCGCGGCCTCATACAGCGCGGCAATTACGGCGACTTCCTCCAGGCGGCGGTCGCCCGCACCGAGCTCATCAAGCCCGGCCACCCGCTCGACACGGAAACGATGATCGGCGCGCAGGCCTCCGGTGATCAGCTGGCGAAGATCCTCTCCTATATCGACATCGGCCGGAACGAGGGCGCCAGAATCCTCACCGGCGGCGAACGCACAGAGTACGACGGGGAGTTGAAGGGCGGTTACTACGTCCAGCCGACGATCTTCGAGGGCGACAACCGGATGCGGATCTTCCAGGAGGAGATCTTCGGCCCGGTCCTCTCGGTTGCCTCGTTCGACGACTTCGACGACGCCATCAAGATCGCCAACGACACGTCGTACGGCCTCGGCGCCGGGGTGTGGACACGGGACATCAACACGGCGTACCGCGCGGGCCGGGCGATCCAGGCGGGGCGCGTGTGGACCAACTGCTACCACGCGTACCCCGCGCACGCCGCCTTCGGCGGCTACAAGCAGTCCGGGATCGGCCGGGAGACCCACAAGATGATGCTGGAGCACTACCAGCAGACGAAGAACCTCCTCGTGTCGTACTCGCCGAAGAAACTGGGCTTCTTCTAG
- a CDS encoding ROK family transcriptional regulator: protein MTAPLHEARPAGPGRATPDTQQGMRRRNLARVMHAVRAEGSLSRAAVASRIGLTRAAVSTLVDELIRTGLLEELGPERPGRVGRPGSALAVSGRGPAGIGAEIGVDHLAVCAVDLRGEVRARAVRHGTNRGRSPEPVVEELTDLLHQVVTAAEREGLWPAGLSVAVPGLVARDARTIVRAPNLDWQDVDLGALLPGAYPLTVDNEANFGGLAELWLGTDTPRDFLHVSAEIGIGAALVVDGALLRGTRGFAGELGHVPVHPDGPACVCGGRGCLEQYAGEEAVLRAAGLEPGEDRVGLLAGRAADGDPDVRRALREAGTSLGIALTGAINLLDPDGVVLGGALAGLAPWLLPSLESELSRRTAGPARPVSVSRLGPEGPLLGAAHSVVRAVLDDPAAVAERA, encoded by the coding sequence ATGACCGCACCGCTGCACGAGGCCCGGCCGGCAGGCCCGGGGCGCGCGACTCCCGACACCCAGCAGGGCATGCGTCGCCGCAACCTGGCCCGGGTGATGCACGCCGTCCGTGCCGAGGGTTCGCTCTCGCGGGCCGCGGTCGCCTCACGGATCGGTCTGACCAGGGCGGCGGTGTCGACCCTCGTCGACGAACTCATACGCACCGGACTCCTCGAGGAACTCGGTCCCGAACGCCCCGGCCGGGTGGGCCGACCCGGTTCGGCGCTCGCGGTCAGCGGGCGCGGTCCCGCGGGCATAGGCGCCGAGATCGGCGTCGACCACCTGGCGGTCTGCGCCGTCGACCTGCGCGGCGAGGTACGGGCGCGGGCCGTGCGACACGGCACGAACCGCGGCCGCTCCCCCGAGCCGGTCGTCGAGGAGCTGACCGACCTGCTGCACCAGGTCGTCACGGCCGCGGAACGCGAGGGGTTGTGGCCTGCCGGGCTTTCCGTCGCCGTCCCGGGCCTCGTGGCCCGGGACGCCCGTACGATCGTGCGCGCGCCGAACCTCGACTGGCAGGACGTCGACCTCGGCGCGCTGCTGCCCGGGGCGTACCCGTTGACCGTGGACAACGAGGCCAATTTCGGCGGCCTGGCCGAGCTCTGGCTCGGCACGGACACACCGAGGGACTTCCTGCACGTGTCGGCCGAGATCGGCATCGGCGCCGCACTCGTCGTGGACGGCGCCCTTCTGCGCGGCACCCGCGGTTTCGCGGGTGAGCTCGGCCATGTACCGGTGCACCCCGACGGGCCGGCATGCGTGTGCGGCGGGCGCGGATGTCTGGAGCAGTACGCCGGCGAGGAGGCGGTGCTGCGCGCTGCCGGGTTGGAACCGGGCGAGGACCGCGTAGGTCTCCTCGCCGGGCGGGCCGCGGACGGCGATCCTGACGTGCGGCGTGCTCTGCGGGAGGCCGGGACGTCGCTGGGAATCGCCCTGACCGGGGCCATCAACCTGCTGGACCCCGATGGCGTCGTGCTCGGCGGCGCCCTGGCCGGCCTCGCGCCCTGGCTTCTCCCGTCGCTCGAGTCCGAGCTCTCCCGGCGCACCGCGGGCCCTGCCCGCCCGGTGTCCGTCTCGCGGCTGGGCCCCGAAGGACCGCTGCTGGGGGCCGCGCACTCGGTGGTGCGGGCGGTGCTGGACGATCCGGCGGCGGTGGCGGAGCGGGCCTGA
- the xylB gene encoding xylulokinase produces the protein MSAAEGPLVVGVDTSTQSTKVLVVDAATGAVVSSGQAPHTVSSGAGRESDPRQWWDALREALHQCGDAAREAAAVSIGGQQHGLVTLDELGEPVRPALLWNDVRSAPQARRLTEELGGAKFWAERTGSVPAASFTVTKWAWLAENEPEALRATRSVRLPHDYLTERLTGEGTTDRGDASGTGWWASGTEAYDEEILAHVGLDPALLPRVVRPGEVAGTVRDSHDLPFAKGTLVAAGTGDNAAAALGLGLRPGTPVLSLGTSGTVYAVAKRRPTDPTGTVAGFADAHGDWLPLACTLNCTLAVDRVAALLGLDREAVEPTAHLTLLPYLDGERTPNLPNASGVLHGLRHDTTAGELLQAAYDGAVHSLLGALDLVLDEDADRSAPLLLIGGGARGTAWQQTVRRLSGRPVQVPEAKELVALGAAAQAAGLLTGEDPAAVARRWNTARGPVLDAVERDEAALTRIAGVLSDASPLLERSAPAH, from the coding sequence ATGTCAGCAGCCGAGGGTCCGCTCGTCGTCGGCGTGGACACGTCCACCCAGTCCACGAAGGTCCTGGTCGTCGACGCCGCCACCGGAGCCGTTGTCTCAAGCGGCCAGGCGCCGCACACCGTGTCCTCGGGGGCGGGCCGCGAAAGCGACCCGCGCCAGTGGTGGGACGCCCTGCGCGAGGCGCTGCACCAGTGCGGCGACGCGGCGCGCGAGGCCGCTGCCGTGTCGATCGGCGGCCAGCAGCACGGACTCGTCACGCTGGACGAGCTCGGGGAGCCGGTGCGCCCGGCGCTGCTGTGGAACGACGTCCGTTCGGCTCCGCAGGCCCGCCGCCTGACCGAGGAGCTGGGCGGCGCGAAGTTCTGGGCGGAGCGCACCGGATCCGTGCCGGCGGCCTCCTTCACGGTGACGAAGTGGGCGTGGCTGGCGGAGAACGAGCCGGAGGCGCTGCGTGCGACCCGGTCCGTACGTCTCCCCCACGACTACCTCACCGAGCGCCTGACGGGCGAGGGGACCACCGACCGCGGCGACGCCTCGGGCACCGGCTGGTGGGCTTCGGGGACCGAGGCGTACGACGAGGAGATCCTCGCCCATGTGGGACTCGACCCGGCCCTGCTGCCCCGCGTGGTACGGCCCGGGGAGGTCGCGGGCACCGTGCGCGACAGCCACGACCTGCCGTTCGCCAAGGGAACGCTGGTCGCCGCGGGCACCGGGGACAACGCGGCGGCGGCGCTCGGCCTCGGGCTGCGGCCCGGCACGCCCGTGCTGAGCCTCGGCACCTCGGGCACGGTGTACGCGGTGGCCAAGCGCCGCCCCACCGACCCCACGGGCACCGTGGCGGGCTTCGCCGACGCCCACGGCGACTGGCTGCCCCTGGCCTGCACCCTGAACTGCACCCTCGCCGTAGACCGCGTCGCCGCTCTGTTGGGCCTGGACCGCGAGGCGGTGGAGCCCACCGCGCACCTCACGCTCCTGCCCTACCTGGACGGGGAGCGCACCCCGAACCTGCCGAACGCCTCGGGCGTGCTGCACGGCCTGCGTCACGACACGACCGCCGGCGAGCTGCTCCAGGCCGCCTACGACGGCGCCGTGCACTCCCTGCTCGGCGCGCTCGACCTCGTCCTCGACGAGGACGCGGACCGCTCGGCGCCCCTGCTGCTGATCGGCGGGGGCGCCCGGGGCACGGCCTGGCAGCAGACCGTGCGCCGGCTGTCGGGGCGGCCGGTCCAGGTTCCCGAGGCGAAGGAACTCGTCGCGCTGGGGGCCGCGGCGCAGGCGGCGGGCCTGCTGACCGGCGAGGACCCGGCCGCCGTCGCCCGTCGCTGGAACACCGCCCGGGGTCCGGTCCTCGACGCCGTCGAGCGGGACGAGGCGGCGCTGACGAGAATCGCCGGGGTACTCTCCGACGCGTCCCCGCTGCTGGAGCGGAGCGCACCCGCCCACTGA
- the xylA gene encoding xylose isomerase, giving the protein MSYQPTPDDRFTFGLWTVGWQGRDPFGDATRRALDPVETVTRLADLGAYGVTFHDDDLIPFGSSDSEREEHIKRFRQALDTTGMTVPMATTNLFTHPVFKDGAFTANDRDVRRYALRKTIRNIDLAAELGAKIYVAWGGREGAESGAAKDVRVALDRMKEAFDLLGEYVTAQGYDLKFAIEPKPNEPRGDILLPTVGHALAFIERLERPELYGVNPEVGHEQMAGLNFPHGIAQALWAGKLFHIDLNGQSGIKYDQDLRFGAGDLRSAFWLVDLLESAGYAGPKHFDFKPPRTEDLDGVWASAAGCMRNYLILKERAAAFRGDPEVQEALRASRLDELAQATAADGLESLLADRTAFEDFDPEAAAARGMAFEQLDQLAMDHLLGARG; this is encoded by the coding sequence ATGAGCTACCAGCCCACCCCCGACGACAGGTTCACCTTCGGCCTGTGGACCGTCGGCTGGCAGGGAAGGGACCCCTTCGGCGACGCCACGCGGCGTGCCCTCGACCCGGTCGAGACGGTGACGCGCCTGGCCGACCTGGGCGCCTACGGCGTGACGTTCCACGACGACGACCTCATCCCGTTCGGATCTTCCGACAGTGAGCGCGAGGAGCACATCAAGCGCTTCCGTCAGGCCCTGGACACCACCGGCATGACCGTGCCGATGGCCACCACCAACCTCTTCACGCACCCCGTCTTCAAGGACGGCGCGTTCACCGCGAACGACCGCGACGTGCGCCGGTACGCCCTGCGCAAGACGATCCGCAACATCGACCTGGCCGCCGAGCTCGGCGCGAAGATCTACGTCGCCTGGGGCGGCCGTGAGGGTGCGGAGTCCGGGGCCGCCAAGGACGTCCGTGTGGCGCTCGACCGCATGAAGGAGGCCTTCGACCTCCTCGGCGAGTACGTGACCGCGCAGGGTTACGACCTGAAGTTCGCCATCGAGCCCAAGCCGAACGAGCCGCGCGGCGACATCCTGCTGCCCACCGTCGGCCACGCCCTGGCGTTCATCGAGCGCCTGGAGCGTCCGGAGTTGTACGGCGTCAACCCGGAGGTCGGCCACGAGCAGATGGCCGGGCTGAACTTTCCGCACGGCATCGCGCAGGCGCTGTGGGCGGGCAAGCTCTTCCACATCGACCTCAACGGCCAGTCCGGCATCAAGTACGACCAGGACCTGCGATTCGGCGCCGGCGACCTGCGTTCCGCGTTCTGGCTGGTCGACCTGCTGGAGAGCGCCGGTTACGCGGGCCCGAAGCACTTCGACTTCAAGCCGCCGCGCACCGAGGACCTCGACGGCGTGTGGGCGTCGGCGGCGGGCTGCATGCGCAACTACCTGATCCTCAAGGAGCGCGCGGCCGCCTTCCGTGGCGACCCGGAGGTCCAGGAGGCCCTGCGTGCCTCGCGCCTCGACGAGCTGGCCCAGGCCACCGCCGCCGACGGCCTGGAGAGCCTGCTCGCCGACCGCACCGCCTTCGAGGACTTCGACCCCGAGGCGGCCGCCGCCCGCGGCATGGCCTTCGAGCAGCTCGACCAGCTCGCCATGGACCACTTGCTGGGCGCCCGGGGCTGA
- a CDS encoding tyrosine-type recombinase/integrase: protein MAMSYRVRFWDTRERPDRRKGFEVRWTVNGREKSESFLTKGLAESRRSKLVTAARDGEPFDTRTGLPASELRALKQRTTWYVLAQEYIEQRWDRTPGNTRRTLADALATITPAFVEPEHMSRAPRELRRALYSWAFNKKAWREDPPEEWQAALDWLQRHSLPVGELAEPDVLRRGLDALCRKVDGAAAAAKTVKRKKAAVNEVFGVAVERGYFTQNPLSGLRWSAPEVADEVDPDCVPNPAQVGRLLAAVRALPGRGPHLYAFFGCMYYAAMRPAEVIHLQKSQCRLPASGWGLLNLKGGVVMAGKEWTNDGAVHEVHSLKRRAAKATRPVPIPPVLVRMLREHIESFGVAPDGRLFRNAAGNYVDPSAYGITWGRAREAALTLDEHALELAKRPYDLRHAGISFWLASGVDPAECARRAGQSIQVLFRYYAKFLAEARNHANSLIEESMRRWEGQDGSAEDA, encoded by the coding sequence CTTGCGGAGAGCCGACGTTCCAAACTCGTGACTGCCGCGCGCGACGGCGAGCCGTTCGACACAAGGACGGGCCTGCCGGCCTCCGAGCTCCGGGCACTGAAGCAGCGCACCACCTGGTATGTCCTGGCGCAGGAGTACATTGAGCAGCGTTGGGACCGTACGCCGGGAAATACACGTCGAACGCTTGCCGATGCTCTCGCGACCATCACTCCAGCCTTCGTCGAGCCAGAACACATGTCCCGGGCACCTCGTGAACTGCGGAGGGCACTGTATTCATGGGCTTTCAACAAAAAAGCCTGGAGGGAGGATCCACCCGAGGAGTGGCAGGCAGCACTGGATTGGCTGCAGCGCCATTCGCTGCCCGTGGGCGAGTTGGCGGAGCCCGATGTTCTGCGCCGGGGACTCGATGCTCTGTGCCGCAAGGTTGATGGGGCAGCCGCTGCAGCGAAGACCGTGAAGCGCAAGAAAGCTGCCGTCAACGAGGTGTTCGGAGTCGCAGTGGAACGTGGGTACTTCACCCAGAACCCGCTGAGCGGCTTGCGGTGGTCTGCGCCGGAAGTTGCCGACGAAGTCGATCCGGACTGCGTGCCCAATCCGGCGCAGGTGGGCCGCCTGCTTGCTGCGGTCAGGGCGCTGCCCGGTCGAGGCCCACACCTGTACGCCTTTTTCGGGTGTATGTACTACGCCGCGATGCGTCCTGCTGAGGTTATTCACTTGCAGAAGTCTCAGTGCCGACTGCCAGCGAGCGGATGGGGGCTCCTCAACCTGAAGGGCGGGGTGGTCATGGCGGGGAAGGAGTGGACGAATGACGGTGCCGTTCACGAGGTCCACTCACTGAAGCGACGGGCGGCCAAGGCGACGAGGCCCGTGCCCATCCCGCCTGTGCTGGTGCGCATGCTGCGCGAGCACATAGAGAGTTTCGGTGTCGCGCCCGATGGACGTCTGTTCCGCAATGCAGCGGGAAACTACGTCGATCCTTCCGCGTACGGCATCACATGGGGACGTGCGCGTGAGGCCGCACTGACTCTCGATGAACACGCCCTTGAGCTTGCGAAACGCCCCTACGACCTGCGCCACGCAGGAATCTCATTCTGGCTTGCCTCCGGTGTCGACCCGGCAGAGTGTGCGCGCCGCGCCGGACAAAGCATCCAGGTTCTCTTCCGCTACTACGCCAAGTTTCTGGCCGAGGCGCGGAACCATGCCAACAGCCTGATCGAGGAGTCGATGCGAAGGTGGGAGGGGCAGGACGGCAGCGCAGAGGACGCGTGA
- a CDS encoding GAF domain-containing protein, which yields MTDPWVALEPGADPAERVRILRRAHETFTEAGTVPLPVRAVVADSWRRSARAGVGPDGTADVELTDGDLGTYRSEHPLARVMPLFRELMGTFAADGEHLLAVCDAHGRLLWVEGHAVTRRHAGRMNFVPGARWSENAVGTNAPGTAVALDRPVQVFAAEHFKRRVQPWTCAAAPVHDPRTGRVLGAVDITGGNRLAHPHSLGFVQAVARAAEAHLALLAPERPGTDTGRLSVLGRDEARLVTGDRELRLSRRHSEILLLLARHPEGLTGDGLLCALYEDESVTPVTLRAELARLRAVLGPGLLASRPYRLTVACESDLAVVERRLAAGAVTAAVTAYAGPPLPGSQAPAVVRLRRRLTEGLRAALITCGDPDLQADWAHAPWGEEDVDVWRALTTARPTAATRARLASLDTELTAPPGWPRL from the coding sequence TTGACCGATCCCTGGGTGGCCCTCGAACCGGGGGCCGACCCTGCCGAGCGGGTACGGATTCTGCGCCGGGCCCATGAGACGTTCACCGAGGCGGGCACCGTGCCGCTGCCGGTGCGGGCCGTCGTGGCCGATTCGTGGCGGCGTTCGGCGCGGGCCGGCGTCGGCCCCGACGGCACCGCGGACGTGGAACTGACCGACGGCGACCTCGGAACGTACCGGTCGGAACATCCGCTGGCGCGGGTGATGCCGCTGTTCCGCGAGCTGATGGGCACGTTCGCCGCGGACGGTGAGCATCTCCTGGCGGTGTGCGACGCGCACGGCAGGCTGCTGTGGGTCGAGGGTCACGCGGTGACACGGCGGCACGCGGGGCGGATGAACTTCGTGCCCGGGGCGCGGTGGTCGGAGAACGCGGTCGGGACGAACGCGCCGGGCACGGCGGTCGCCCTGGACCGGCCGGTGCAGGTGTTCGCGGCCGAGCACTTCAAACGACGGGTGCAGCCGTGGACGTGCGCGGCCGCCCCGGTGCACGACCCTCGAACGGGTCGGGTGCTGGGTGCCGTGGACATCACGGGCGGCAACAGGCTGGCGCATCCGCACAGCCTGGGTTTCGTCCAGGCCGTCGCCCGGGCCGCGGAGGCTCATCTGGCCCTGCTCGCCCCGGAGCGGCCCGGCACCGACACCGGGCGACTGAGCGTGCTGGGCCGGGACGAGGCGCGACTGGTCACCGGCGACCGGGAGTTGCGGCTGAGCCGACGGCACAGCGAGATCCTGCTGCTGCTCGCCCGGCACCCCGAAGGCCTGACCGGCGACGGGCTGCTGTGCGCGCTCTACGAGGACGAGTCGGTGACCCCGGTGACCCTGCGGGCCGAACTCGCCCGGCTGCGCGCCGTGCTCGGCCCCGGTCTGCTGGCCTCGCGCCCCTACCGGCTCACGGTCGCCTGTGAGTCGGACCTGGCCGTCGTCGAGAGACGGCTGGCGGCCGGCGCGGTGACGGCGGCGGTGACGGCGTACGCCGGACCGCCGCTGCCGGGGTCGCAGGCCCCGGCGGTGGTCCGGCTCAGACGCCGCCTCACCGAGGGTCTGCGCGCCGCTCTGATCACCTGCGGCGACCCCGATCTGCAGGCGGACTGGGCACACGCGCCGTGGGGCGAGGAGGACGTCGACGTGTGGCGGGCCCTTACGACGGCCCGTCCGACTGCGGCGACACGGGCGCGCCTCGCATCGCTGGACACGGAGCTGACGGCCCCACCGGGATGGCCGCGCCTCTAG